In Ochrobactrum sp. Marseille-Q0166, a single genomic region encodes these proteins:
- a CDS encoding ABC-F family ATP-binding cassette domain-containing protein — MSSLLTLQDISYVTADGRTLFSAINFSITEGRIGLVGRNGIGKSTLLKIMSGDLLASSGTVSHTGRIGMLAQNIGSDVQQTLADLFDVRDAFEMLARIEAGEGGDADFEQADWLLPQRFDEALLSFGFSLSPQAPLSELSGGQQTRAALAALLFQKPDLILLDEPTNNLDHDGRQAVGDMLAKWQGAAVVVSHDRELLRRMDAIAELSQGALTLYGGNWDFYHERKEREREGAARELELAQRDVKQVRLKAQEAAERQAKRDARGKKSRADAGMSKLMLDAREDRAQKTGGRGDMLAERNAERAQNQLREAEAKVERVKSMRFNIDASLSPSGRVVLEMLNVSGGPVPEHPVIRDFSLKIVGPERIVIRGANGAGKTSLLRLISGDLQPVSGEVRRFVPIAMFDQQMSLMDREATLYENFRKLNKGASDNDAHAALARFSFRGDRASRVAGDLSGGELLRAALACVLGGTIRPELLILDEPTNHLDLDSIQALETALNEYEGGLSLVSHDQAFLDAIGIDRVIEL, encoded by the coding sequence ATGTCTTCTCTTCTCACTCTTCAGGATATTTCCTACGTCACGGCTGATGGCCGTACTCTCTTTTCAGCCATCAATTTCAGCATAACCGAAGGTCGCATCGGCCTTGTCGGGCGTAATGGTATTGGCAAATCCACGCTTTTGAAAATCATGAGCGGTGATTTGTTAGCATCCAGCGGAACGGTCTCGCACACGGGCCGGATTGGTATGCTTGCGCAGAATATCGGCAGCGATGTGCAACAGACGCTGGCCGATCTGTTTGATGTGCGGGATGCTTTTGAAATGCTTGCGCGCATCGAGGCAGGTGAGGGCGGTGACGCTGATTTCGAGCAGGCTGACTGGTTGTTGCCGCAGCGTTTTGATGAAGCTTTGCTGTCGTTCGGGTTTTCGCTTTCGCCGCAAGCCCCGCTCTCCGAGTTGAGCGGCGGGCAGCAGACGCGAGCAGCGCTTGCAGCACTACTGTTTCAGAAGCCCGATCTCATTTTGCTGGATGAGCCCACCAATAATCTTGATCACGATGGCCGTCAGGCTGTCGGCGACATGCTTGCGAAATGGCAGGGGGCTGCAGTTGTCGTCAGCCACGACCGCGAATTGTTGCGGAGAATGGACGCGATAGCCGAGCTTTCGCAAGGGGCGCTGACGCTTTATGGCGGCAACTGGGATTTCTATCATGAGCGCAAAGAACGCGAGCGGGAAGGGGCCGCGCGCGAGCTGGAGCTTGCACAGCGTGATGTGAAGCAGGTTCGGCTCAAGGCACAGGAAGCCGCCGAGCGGCAGGCAAAGAGGGATGCGCGCGGAAAAAAATCGCGTGCTGATGCTGGCATGAGCAAATTGATGCTGGATGCGCGTGAGGACCGCGCGCAAAAGACCGGCGGTCGCGGCGATATGCTGGCTGAGCGCAATGCAGAGCGCGCCCAGAACCAGTTGCGTGAAGCAGAAGCAAAAGTCGAGCGCGTAAAATCTATGCGCTTTAACATTGATGCATCGCTGTCGCCTTCCGGGCGTGTGGTGCTGGAAATGCTTAATGTTTCGGGCGGGCCAGTGCCAGAACATCCAGTCATTCGCGACTTCTCGCTGAAAATTGTCGGTCCTGAACGCATCGTCATTCGCGGCGCAAATGGTGCGGGCAAAACATCACTGTTGCGGTTGATTTCTGGCGATTTGCAGCCGGTTTCGGGCGAGGTCAGACGCTTCGTGCCGATTGCTATGTTTGATCAGCAGATGAGCCTGATGGATCGCGAGGCGACGCTCTACGAGAATTTCCGTAAGCTGAACAAAGGTGCCAGCGATAATGATGCGCATGCGGCACTGGCGCGTTTTTCATTTCGTGGTGATCGTGCGTCGCGTGTTGCCGGAGACTTAAGTGGTGGCGAGTTGCTTCGTGCAGCCCTTGCCTGTGTGCTGGGTGGAACGATTAGGCCCGAATTGCTTATTCTAGACGAGCCGACCAATCATCTCGACCTTGATTCAATTCAGGCGCTGGAAACGGCGCTCAATGAGTATGAAGGTGGATTATCGCTGGTAAGCCATGATCAGGCGTTTCTCGATGCCATCGGTATCGATCGGGTCATTGAATTATAA
- a CDS encoding cyclic nucleotide-binding domain-containing protein, whose product MALDDDIRILGSVGLFESFSPEQLRLLAFGAERLVLRAGRELFREGQSADCGYIVVSGKITLFHEADEGRITIRPVGPGAMLGEMALIAQTTRLTGALAEEETEVIRISRSVFRRILEEYPEAAASLHAHISKNLLQLIADIEKVAPQFGDKD is encoded by the coding sequence ATGGCGCTCGATGACGATATTCGCATTCTTGGCTCAGTAGGCCTGTTCGAGTCATTCTCACCCGAACAGTTGCGTCTGCTTGCCTTCGGCGCAGAACGCCTTGTGCTGCGTGCTGGTCGTGAACTGTTCCGCGAAGGTCAGAGCGCGGATTGTGGCTATATCGTCGTATCAGGCAAAATCACCCTGTTTCACGAAGCGGATGAAGGGCGGATTACGATCCGCCCCGTTGGCCCCGGCGCGATGCTGGGTGAAATGGCGCTGATTGCGCAGACCACGCGCCTGACGGGTGCGCTGGCTGAGGAAGAAACCGAAGTTATTCGTATCAGCCGTTCGGTGTTCCGCCGCATTCTGGAAGAATATCCGGAAGCTGCAGCGTCGCTTCACGCGCATATCAGCAAAAACCTGCTGCAACTGATTGCCGACATTGAAAAAGTCGCGCCACAATTTGGCGATAAAGACTAG
- a CDS encoding response regulator transcription factor, with protein MTGRTILVVDDDEDLRSILVEQLELCEEFQILQEDNATKGIQTARNGLIDLLIMDVGLPDMDGREAVKLLRKGGFKAPIIMLTGHDTESDTILGLESGANDYVTKPFKFAVLLARIRAQLRQHEQSEDATFIVGPYTFKPGQKLLLDEKGSKIRLTEKEAAIIKYLYRAGDKVISRDVLLEEVWGYNSGVTTHTLETHVYRLRQKIEKDPSNASLLVTESGGYKLVP; from the coding sequence ATGACAGGTCGTACAATACTGGTTGTGGACGATGACGAAGATCTCCGTTCTATCCTCGTCGAACAGCTTGAGCTTTGCGAAGAATTTCAGATTCTTCAGGAAGACAATGCCACAAAGGGCATCCAGACGGCCCGCAATGGTCTCATCGATCTGCTGATCATGGATGTCGGCCTGCCGGATATGGATGGACGCGAAGCTGTAAAACTTCTGCGTAAGGGGGGCTTCAAAGCGCCAATCATCATGCTGACCGGACACGACACCGAATCGGACACGATTCTCGGTCTTGAGTCAGGTGCGAATGATTATGTCACCAAGCCGTTCAAGTTTGCGGTTCTGCTTGCCCGTATCCGCGCGCAGCTTCGCCAGCACGAGCAGAGCGAAGACGCGACATTCATCGTCGGTCCATACACGTTCAAGCCGGGCCAGAAGCTGCTTCTTGACGAAAAAGGCAGCAAGATCCGTCTGACAGAAAAGGAGGCCGCAATCATCAAGTATCTTTATCGTGCTGGCGACAAGGTCATCAGCCGCGATGTGTTGCTTGAGGAAGTCTGGGGCTATAATTCGGGCGTCACGACCCACACGCTGGAAACCCATGTCTACCGTCTGCGCCAGAAAATCGAGAAGGATCCGTCCAACGCATCGCTTCTGGTTACAGAAAGCGGGGGATACAAACTTGTCCCATGA
- a CDS encoding L,D-transpeptidase codes for MTRNQKNRGIGIIDVRAKPGHKTRGLLAAGNLVLQCALGKGGISAFKREGDGATPLSSMRLLYGYRRGDAGAWPLSPLSLRRVRKLDGWCDAPKDANYNRPVHLPFKASHEKMWRNDDVYDVCIVMDWNISPRKRGCGSAIFFHLARPGYTPTEGCIALKRADMARLLPYLSNRTVIRVLR; via the coding sequence TTGACCAGAAATCAAAAAAACCGTGGCATTGGCATTATCGATGTAAGGGCAAAACCCGGTCATAAGACGCGTGGTCTGCTTGCTGCTGGCAATCTGGTGCTCCAATGTGCGCTTGGCAAGGGGGGAATCAGTGCTTTCAAGCGCGAAGGAGACGGTGCAACGCCGCTTTCGTCGATGCGGTTGCTGTATGGCTATCGTCGCGGCGATGCCGGAGCCTGGCCACTATCGCCTTTGTCGCTGCGCCGTGTGCGTAAGCTTGATGGCTGGTGCGATGCCCCGAAAGACGCGAATTATAATCGGCCTGTTCATCTGCCTTTTAAGGCAAGTCACGAGAAGATGTGGCGTAATGACGATGTTTATGATGTCTGTATCGTGATGGACTGGAATATCAGCCCACGCAAACGAGGCTGTGGCAGCGCGATTTTCTTTCATCTGGCACGACCGGGTTATACGCCGACCGAGGGCTGTATAGCATTGAAGCGCGCCGATATGGCGCGCCTCTTGCCGTATTTGAGCAATCGAACGGTTATTCGCGTATTGCGTTAA
- a CDS encoding nucleobase:cation symporter-2 family protein, with the protein MVATPRPEDEKLSVTANLAYGFQHVLTMYGGIVAVPLIIGQAAGLSASEIGMLVTASLFAGGIATLLQTIGIPFFGCQLPLVQGVSFAGVATMVAIVTSAETGEAGIQVVLGAVMAASLIGFLITPIFSRVTRFFPPLVTGIVITTIGLTLMPVAARWAMGGNSKAQDYGSMANIGLAGLTLIIVLLLSKVGNATISRLSILLAMVIGTGIAWSLGMTDFSRVAEGPVMALPDIFHFGWPIFSIAATLSMFIVIVVTLVETSADILAVGEILGTKVDSRRLGDGLRADMASSILAPVVGSFTQSAFAQNVGLVAVTGVKSRYVVATGGLILITLGLLPVMGRVIACVPPSVLGGAGIVLFGTVAASGIRTLSKVNYQNNINLIIVATSIGFGMIPIATPDFYHHFPTWFETIFHSGISSAAVMAIALNLMFNEFKTGNSDQMSVFAEGAERIIRHHQIAELHDGDYVQNGKLFDVEGNEVKIIPASVH; encoded by the coding sequence ATGGTGGCAACCCCACGTCCCGAAGACGAAAAACTATCCGTTACAGCCAATCTGGCTTATGGATTTCAGCATGTGTTGACCATGTATGGCGGCATCGTCGCCGTTCCACTGATCATCGGTCAGGCAGCGGGACTAAGTGCGAGCGAAATCGGCATGCTGGTGACCGCCTCGCTTTTTGCAGGCGGCATTGCAACACTCCTGCAAACAATCGGCATCCCCTTTTTCGGCTGTCAGCTGCCATTGGTACAGGGCGTTTCCTTCGCTGGTGTCGCCACGATGGTTGCGATTGTTACATCAGCCGAAACAGGAGAGGCCGGAATTCAGGTCGTGCTTGGTGCTGTCATGGCGGCATCGCTGATAGGCTTTCTCATCACGCCAATCTTTTCGCGTGTCACCCGCTTTTTCCCGCCGCTTGTGACTGGCATTGTAATCACAACCATTGGCCTCACCTTGATGCCAGTTGCTGCGCGCTGGGCCATGGGTGGCAACAGCAAAGCGCAAGATTATGGCAGCATGGCCAATATCGGGTTGGCCGGACTGACATTGATAATCGTGCTGCTCTTGAGCAAAGTCGGCAATGCCACGATTTCTCGTCTGTCCATCCTGCTCGCCATGGTGATCGGAACAGGGATTGCATGGTCGCTCGGCATGACGGACTTCTCGCGGGTCGCAGAAGGCCCGGTTATGGCTTTGCCCGACATCTTCCATTTTGGATGGCCGATTTTCAGCATCGCTGCCACGCTGTCGATGTTTATCGTGATTGTCGTGACACTGGTCGAAACCTCCGCCGATATTTTGGCCGTCGGAGAAATTCTGGGAACCAAAGTCGATTCCCGCCGTCTGGGCGATGGATTGCGCGCAGATATGGCGTCTAGTATTCTCGCACCCGTCGTCGGCTCATTCACGCAAAGCGCCTTTGCACAGAATGTCGGACTTGTAGCCGTGACGGGCGTGAAAAGCCGCTACGTGGTTGCGACGGGCGGCCTCATTCTCATCACGCTTGGACTTTTGCCGGTGATGGGTCGTGTAATTGCCTGTGTGCCGCCATCGGTGCTTGGTGGTGCTGGAATTGTCTTGTTCGGAACGGTTGCAGCGAGCGGCATCCGGACGCTGTCAAAGGTCAATTATCAGAACAATATCAACCTGATCATTGTCGCCACTTCCATCGGCTTCGGCATGATTCCGATAGCAACACCCGACTTTTATCACCATTTCCCAACATGGTTTGAGACGATCTTCCATTCAGGCATCAGCTCGGCTGCGGTCATGGCAATTGCACTCAATCTGATGTTCAATGAGTTCAAGACGGGCAATTCAGACCAGATGTCTGTCTTTGCCGAAGGTGCAGAGCGCATCATTCGCCACCATCAGATCGCAGAACTCCATGATGGCGATTACGTTCAGAACGGCAAACTCTTCGATGTCGAAGGCAATGAAGTGAAAATTATCCCGGCTAGCGTGCATTAG
- a CDS encoding PLP-dependent aminotransferase family protein — translation MISTGLLRSLEAVEAAYLGSPSDDKTAHDKMPLVEKVMTIIRDRIAAMSLAPGARLPSIRRLAETMNVSKSTVVEAYDRLVAEGIIQSRRGAGFYVSERGRQPFTLAAAIPQKDRQIDPFWVMRQSLEADDQTYKPGCGWLPDEWLPLEGIRRAMRAIARDESSNLTTYGEPLGFRPLRNHLARKLSEQGIDLSGGDILLTDSGTHAIDLICRFLLQPGDTVLVDDPCYFNFQAALLSHRVKLVGIPYTLSGPDLEAFANAAAEHAPKLYISNAGLHNPTGGIMSPATAHRLLKLAEIHDIKLVEDNIFGDFHPSPAPLLAELDGFDRVLHIGSFSKTLSAAARVGYIAGRRDWIDGLTDLKLASTFAGNTLSAQIVHILLTDGTYRRHIDQMRAKLADAMTMAAKRLKAAGLELWTEPQGGMFLWARLPEGMDSGAISSYALERNVLLAPGDVFSPSRNATRYLRFNVAQSTEPTIFAALSDAMREIY, via the coding sequence ATGATTTCAACAGGCCTTTTACGCAGTCTTGAAGCCGTTGAAGCGGCCTATCTTGGCAGCCCGAGCGACGATAAAACAGCACATGATAAGATGCCGCTCGTAGAGAAGGTCATGACGATCATTCGCGACCGTATCGCAGCTATGAGCCTTGCTCCCGGTGCGCGCCTGCCATCAATCCGCCGCCTGGCAGAGACGATGAATGTATCGAAATCAACGGTCGTTGAAGCTTATGACCGCCTGGTAGCGGAAGGCATAATCCAGTCGCGTCGTGGTGCAGGCTTTTATGTTTCTGAGCGGGGCCGCCAGCCATTCACGCTGGCAGCCGCCATCCCGCAAAAGGACAGACAGATTGATCCGTTTTGGGTCATGCGCCAGTCACTTGAAGCGGATGATCAGACCTATAAGCCCGGCTGTGGGTGGTTGCCCGATGAATGGCTGCCACTTGAAGGCATTCGCCGGGCAATGCGCGCCATTGCACGCGATGAAAGCAGCAATCTCACCACCTATGGCGAACCGCTGGGCTTTCGCCCGTTGCGCAATCATCTGGCGCGCAAATTATCTGAACAGGGCATAGACCTGTCAGGCGGCGATATTCTGCTGACCGATTCCGGCACCCATGCCATCGATCTCATCTGCCGCTTTCTGCTGCAACCCGGCGACACAGTGCTGGTCGATGATCCCTGCTATTTCAATTTTCAGGCAGCGCTTCTTTCGCACCGCGTCAAACTCGTCGGCATTCCTTACACGCTATCCGGCCCCGATCTCGAAGCCTTTGCGAATGCTGCGGCAGAACATGCGCCAAAGCTCTATATTTCCAATGCGGGCCTGCATAATCCAACCGGCGGCATCATGTCCCCCGCCACGGCACACCGCCTGCTGAAACTCGCAGAAATCCATGACATCAAACTCGTCGAAGACAATATCTTTGGCGATTTTCATCCTTCGCCCGCGCCACTTCTTGCCGAACTTGATGGGTTTGACCGGGTGCTGCATATTGGCAGCTTCTCCAAAACACTCTCCGCTGCAGCGCGCGTTGGCTATATTGCCGGTCGTCGCGACTGGATCGACGGCCTGACAGATTTGAAACTCGCCAGTACCTTTGCAGGCAATACGCTCTCGGCGCAGATCGTGCATATTCTTCTGACTGATGGCACTTACAGACGCCATATCGACCAGATGCGCGCAAAGCTTGCCGATGCCATGACAATGGCTGCAAAGCGATTGAAAGCTGCCGGACTGGAACTCTGGACCGAACCACAGGGCGGCATGTTTCTATGGGCGCGTCTGCCGGAGGGGATGGATTCTGGCGCGATCTCGAGCTACGCGCTTGAAAGAAATGTTCTGCTCGCCCCGGGCGATGTTTTCAGCCCTTCACGCAATGCGACACGCTATCTGCGTTTCAACGTGGCACAATCGACAGAACCCACTATTTTTGCCGCACTGAGCGATGCAATGCGTGAGATTTATTAG
- a CDS encoding DMT family transporter: MSKTAGWINGFLGVLIFSGSLPATRLAVIDIDPTFLTMARASIAGLIGLTLLLGFRAPLPRGSDVISLIVVALGVVVGFPLLTGIALQHMTSAHAIVFIGLLPLATALFAVLRGGERPRPLFWLFSVVGSVIVASYAYGQGTQSTLLGDMLMLGAIIACGLGYAEGASLSRRLGGWQVICWALVFSLPVMLPLSILTRPETWEHIGAMAWGGLAYVTLFSMLIGFFFWYRGLAQGGAATVGQLQLLQPFFGLMLAASIAGEPVSIGMVMTAGVVVLCVAGAKRFA, encoded by the coding sequence ATGAGCAAGACGGCGGGTTGGATTAACGGATTTCTGGGAGTTCTGATTTTCAGTGGGTCGCTTCCCGCCACACGTTTGGCGGTGATCGATATCGACCCGACTTTCCTGACGATGGCACGCGCATCCATTGCCGGATTGATAGGCCTTACCCTGCTGCTTGGCTTCCGTGCGCCGTTGCCGCGTGGTAGTGACGTTATTTCGCTGATTGTTGTAGCGCTTGGCGTTGTGGTGGGTTTCCCACTGCTGACGGGTATCGCGCTGCAACATATGACCTCCGCCCACGCGATTGTCTTTATCGGCCTGCTGCCGCTTGCAACCGCTTTGTTTGCCGTGCTGCGCGGTGGAGAAAGACCCCGCCCTTTGTTCTGGCTGTTTTCAGTCGTGGGTAGCGTGATTGTTGCGTCCTATGCTTATGGACAGGGCACTCAGTCAACATTGCTTGGCGATATGCTGATGCTCGGCGCAATCATCGCCTGTGGACTTGGTTATGCAGAAGGGGCAAGCCTTTCGCGCAGGCTTGGTGGCTGGCAGGTGATTTGCTGGGCGCTGGTGTTCTCGCTTCCTGTCATGCTGCCGCTCAGTATTCTGACGCGTCCTGAAACATGGGAGCATATCGGTGCCATGGCGTGGGGCGGGCTTGCTTATGTCACGCTGTTTTCGATGTTGATCGGCTTTTTCTTCTGGTATCGCGGACTTGCCCAGGGTGGCGCTGCAACCGTTGGCCAGTTACAATTGTTACAGCCATTTTTCGGCCTGATGCTGGCTGCATCTATTGCTGGTGAACCGGTGAGCATAGGGATGGTGATGACTGCGGGCGTCGTGGTTCTGTGCGTCGCAGGAGCTAAACGGTTTGCCTAG
- a CDS encoding methyltransferase has translation MLDPAHKGTRDFILANTGLQAPPHVPEINLYLADEAHDLWHKTEEELATIGLPPPFWAFAWAGGQGVARYILDHPDTVKDKAVLDFASGSGLVAIAAMKAGAKSVIASDIDPFTLPAIEINAGANDVAITPTLTDLIDQDHGWEVVLAGDVFYEKPLADRLIPWFSKLAARGARIIVGDPGRSYLPKHRLEQLAVYSVPVTRALEDAEVKRTTVWRFS, from the coding sequence ATGCTTGATCCGGCGCACAAAGGCACGCGTGATTTCATACTGGCCAATACGGGCCTGCAAGCGCCGCCGCATGTGCCGGAAATAAACCTCTATCTGGCCGATGAAGCCCACGATCTCTGGCATAAAACCGAGGAAGAACTGGCAACCATCGGCCTGCCCCCACCCTTCTGGGCCTTTGCCTGGGCAGGCGGTCAGGGAGTCGCGCGCTATATTCTCGATCATCCCGACACCGTTAAAGACAAAGCCGTGCTGGATTTTGCCTCCGGCTCGGGTCTCGTCGCCATCGCAGCTATGAAGGCGGGTGCAAAAAGCGTCATCGCATCTGACATCGATCCTTTCACGCTCCCGGCAATCGAAATCAACGCAGGCGCAAACGATGTCGCCATCACCCCGACACTTACCGATCTGATCGATCAGGATCATGGTTGGGAGGTCGTGCTTGCGGGCGACGTGTTCTATGAAAAGCCGCTCGCAGATCGTCTGATCCCGTGGTTTTCAAAGCTTGCCGCACGCGGTGCCCGCATCATCGTTGGCGATCCGGGCCGCTCCTATCTGCCCAAACACCGGCTTGAACAGCTTGCCGTTTACTCTGTGCCAGTTACGCGTGCGCTTGAGGATGCAGAAGTCAAACGCACAACAGTTTGGAGATTTAGCTAG
- a CDS encoding EVE domain-containing protein: MAYWLFKSEPFKWSWEMQKARGEQGEQWDGVRNYLARNNMRAMKLGDKGFFYHSNEGLEVVGIVEVCALSHPDSTTDDPRWDCVDIKAVRDMPKPVTLKDVKANPKLEKMALVTSMRLSVQPVTEDEWIEVCRMGGLDAKNI, translated from the coding sequence ATGGCTTACTGGCTGTTCAAGTCCGAACCCTTCAAATGGTCCTGGGAAATGCAGAAAGCCCGTGGCGAACAAGGCGAACAATGGGACGGCGTACGCAATTATCTCGCACGCAATAACATGCGGGCCATGAAACTTGGAGACAAAGGCTTTTTCTATCATTCCAACGAAGGTCTGGAAGTCGTGGGCATCGTCGAGGTCTGCGCCCTTTCGCATCCTGACAGCACTACGGACGATCCGCGCTGGGATTGCGTGGACATCAAGGCTGTACGCGACATGCCGAAACCCGTCACACTCAAAGATGTCAAAGCCAATCCGAAGCTCGAAAAAATGGCGCTGGTCACCTCGATGCGTCTCTCAGTACAGCCGGTGACGGAAGACGAGTGGATCGAAGTCTGCCGCATGGGCGGACTGGACGCGAAAAATATCTGA
- a CDS encoding YciI-like protein: MLFALLCNDKPNHLQVRLDTRPAHLEYLKGLGDVLKFAGPFLGEDGKPNGSLVVVEAADKAEAEKIGANDPYALAGLFADVTVRPWNWAINNPANA; the protein is encoded by the coding sequence ATGCTTTTTGCTCTTCTTTGCAACGACAAGCCCAACCATCTGCAAGTGCGCCTCGATACACGCCCGGCCCATCTCGAATACCTTAAGGGTCTTGGCGACGTGTTGAAATTTGCAGGCCCTTTCCTCGGTGAAGACGGCAAACCAAATGGCAGCCTCGTTGTGGTTGAAGCAGCCGACAAGGCAGAAGCCGAAAAGATCGGCGCGAATGACCCTTACGCGCTGGCCGGCCTTTTTGCTGATGTGACCGTGCGCCCATGGAACTGGGCCATCAACAATCCCGCCAACGCATAA
- a CDS encoding NAD(P)H-dependent glycerol-3-phosphate dehydrogenase, with product MSKRAKIAVLGGGAWGTALAAMSAIGQHDTWLYARDAETVAHVNDQRRNPAYLGEIELPEGIRASTDAKAVLENADAVLVVVPAQAMRKGLLELSSLIPQSAPVILCAKGIERETGRLMSEVVAEVLPNHTISALSGPSFATDVARGLPTAVTIACEDAAIADQLAAMLSGPAFRCYSTTDIKGVEIGGALKNVLALAAGAAIGRGYGASAQAALVTRGFAELRRVAQAMGAKPETIMGLSGLGDLMLTCSSSQSRNYSYGLAIGRNEDLTNRPLAEGVATAPIAAELCKQHDVPAPIITAVAALLAGHITIDEAVTALLNRPLKTED from the coding sequence ATGAGCAAACGCGCAAAAATTGCCGTTCTTGGCGGCGGTGCATGGGGAACGGCTCTGGCGGCCATGAGCGCCATCGGCCAGCACGACACATGGCTTTATGCCCGCGATGCTGAAACTGTGGCTCATGTGAACGACCAGCGCCGCAACCCTGCTTATCTTGGCGAGATCGAACTGCCCGAAGGCATTCGCGCAAGTACGGATGCCAAAGCTGTACTTGAAAATGCCGATGCAGTTCTCGTTGTTGTTCCCGCGCAGGCGATGCGCAAAGGTCTTCTGGAATTGAGCAGCCTTATTCCACAATCAGCACCCGTTATTCTCTGTGCCAAGGGCATTGAGCGCGAAACCGGAAGGCTTATGTCGGAAGTGGTGGCGGAAGTTTTGCCTAACCATACTATCAGCGCACTTTCTGGGCCGAGCTTTGCCACCGACGTGGCACGAGGCCTGCCAACAGCGGTGACGATTGCCTGCGAGGATGCGGCCATTGCTGATCAGCTTGCCGCAATGCTTTCTGGCCCCGCATTCCGCTGCTATTCAACAACCGACATCAAGGGCGTGGAAATTGGAGGCGCGCTGAAAAACGTGCTGGCTCTTGCAGCAGGGGCCGCCATTGGACGCGGATATGGCGCGAGTGCTCAGGCAGCACTTGTTACGCGCGGCTTTGCCGAACTGCGCCGTGTAGCACAAGCCATGGGTGCAAAGCCTGAAACGATCATGGGGCTGTCGGGTCTTGGTGATCTGATGCTGACCTGCTCGTCATCACAATCGCGCAACTATTCATACGGACTTGCGATCGGACGCAACGAAGATCTCACCAATCGCCCGCTGGCTGAAGGCGTGGCAACAGCCCCCATCGCAGCTGAACTTTGCAAACAACATGACGTGCCTGCGCCCATCATCACAGCGGTTGCAGCGCTTCTTGCCGGACATATTACGATAGATGAAGCCGTGACCGCGCTTCTTAACAGACCGCTCAAGACTGAGGATTAA
- the tsaD gene encoding tRNA (adenosine(37)-N6)-threonylcarbamoyltransferase complex transferase subunit TsaD, producing the protein MRILGIETSCDETAAAIVERDDSGKGHILSNVVLSQIAEHEPYGGVVPEIAARAHVEALDRLVERALKDANLKLDDVDAIAATAGPGLIGGLIVGLMTAKAMAMAANKPFYAVNHLEGHALTARLTDDLPFPYLLLLVSGGHTQMVLVRGLGDYERLGTTIDDALGEAFDKTAKLLGLPYPGGPAVERMALKGDPKRFPLPRPLKGEARLDFSFSGLKTAVRQTATELAPLSDQDVSDICASFQDAVADTLSDRVKRSLERFKEEFPDCDTPSLIVAGGVAANKTLRASLEKLCAKHGFSFIAPPLNLCTDNAAMIAWVGAERAATKGPDSLNLAPRSRWPLDEKSAPVFGTGRRGAKA; encoded by the coding sequence ATGCGCATTCTTGGAATAGAGACAAGTTGCGACGAAACAGCCGCCGCCATCGTTGAACGCGACGATAGCGGCAAAGGTCATATTTTGTCCAATGTCGTACTCAGCCAGATAGCCGAACACGAACCTTATGGTGGTGTGGTGCCCGAAATCGCCGCCCGCGCTCATGTGGAAGCGCTCGACCGGCTGGTGGAACGCGCGCTGAAAGATGCCAATCTCAAACTTGATGACGTGGATGCGATTGCTGCGACCGCTGGTCCCGGCCTCATCGGCGGGCTGATTGTTGGCCTGATGACCGCCAAAGCCATGGCGATGGCTGCAAACAAGCCGTTTTATGCGGTCAATCATCTGGAAGGCCATGCGCTTACCGCACGACTGACGGATGATCTACCGTTTCCTTATCTGCTGCTACTGGTATCCGGCGGCCACACGCAGATGGTGCTTGTGCGCGGCCTTGGTGATTATGAACGTCTTGGCACGACAATCGACGACGCGCTGGGCGAAGCTTTCGACAAGACTGCCAAGCTGCTCGGCCTGCCCTATCCGGGCGGTCCAGCCGTTGAACGCATGGCATTAAAGGGCGACCCGAAGCGTTTTCCGCTGCCACGGCCACTCAAGGGCGAAGCCCGACTCGACTTCTCCTTTTCGGGTCTCAAGACCGCTGTACGGCAGACTGCGACAGAGCTTGCCCCCCTTTCCGATCAGGATGTTTCTGATATTTGCGCTTCGTTTCAGGATGCGGTTGCAGACACTCTGTCGGATCGTGTGAAGCGGTCGCTTGAGCGTTTTAAGGAAGAGTTTCCGGATTGCGACACGCCGTCACTCATTGTTGCTGGCGGTGTTGCCGCCAATAAGACCTTGCGCGCATCGCTGGAAAAGCTTTGCGCAAAGCATGGTTTCAGCTTCATCGCACCACCGCTCAATCTTTGCACCGACAATGCGGCCATGATCGCCTGGGTAGGTGCCGAGCGGGCTGCAACAAAAGGTCCTGATTCGCTCAATCTTGCTCCCCGCTCACGCTGGCCGCTTGATGAAAAATCAGCACCCGTGTTCGGCACCGGACGTCGCGGAGCAAAGGCATGA